The following proteins are co-located in the Legionella busanensis genome:
- a CDS encoding type IV secretion protein IcmC: MATGGGSVTNWITSNADIIINIAKSLIPVERLITGAAYVIGVFFAFKAIYSLKSYGESRTMMSSHASMKEPLVYLLVACMFIYFPTGLSILLNTTFGSPNIIGYTAVDSQNPTISALFGNDSVVGRSLAIIIQVIGLIAFVRGWVLIARSSSQGQSPGGLGKGMVHVIGGIIAMNIVLTLEIINNTLYGTS; encoded by the coding sequence ATGGCAACAGGTGGTGGTTCAGTTACAAATTGGATAACCTCTAATGCAGATATCATTATTAATATTGCTAAAAGTTTAATTCCTGTAGAAAGGCTTATTACTGGTGCTGCCTATGTTATAGGTGTTTTCTTTGCTTTTAAAGCTATTTATTCTTTAAAAAGTTATGGAGAATCCCGCACGATGATGTCTAGCCATGCAAGTATGAAAGAGCCTTTAGTCTATCTTTTGGTAGCATGTATGTTTATTTATTTTCCTACCGGATTAAGTATTCTACTTAATACAACATTTGGTTCACCTAACATTATTGGCTATACGGCAGTTGATAGCCAAAACCCAACTATAAGTGCATTATTTGGTAATGATAGCGTAGTGGGGCGTTCTTTGGCAATTATCATTCAAGTTATAGGTTTAATTGCATTCGTAAGAGGGTGGGTATTAATTGCTCGTTCATCTTCCCAAGGGCAGTCTCCGGGAGGATTAGGTAAAGGAATGGTTCATGTTATTGGTGGTATTATTGCAATGAACATTGTTCTTACTTTAGAAATAATTAATAATACTTTATATGGCACAAGTTAA
- a CDS encoding type IV secretion protein IcmD, with amino-acid sequence MSLIIVAESALAGGPTIGSMASNIVKSFASLTRLITGGSYLAGIGFSIGAIMKFKQHKDNPTQITIGTPIALVLIAAALLFLPTILDVAGYTMFGTSGGKVAGPSGSIIGSET; translated from the coding sequence ATTAGTTTAATAATAGTAGCAGAGTCTGCCTTGGCTGGCGGCCCAACAATCGGCTCAATGGCATCTAATATAGTTAAATCTTTTGCCAGTTTAACTCGATTGATTACGGGTGGTTCATATTTAGCAGGTATTGGTTTTTCAATTGGTGCTATTATGAAATTTAAACAGCATAAGGATAACCCTACGCAAATAACCATTGGTACCCCAATAGCTTTAGTACTTATAGCAGCCGCATTGTTATTCCTACCAACAATTCTAGATGTTGCTGGTTATACTATGTTTGGAACTAGTGGTGGTAAGGTAGCTGGTCCTAGCGGTTCTATTATTGGTTCAGAAACCTAA
- the icmJ gene encoding type IVB secretion system protein IcmJDotN — MGLDQESNKLKLVASPGSWRLYSARKADERFKSFELKVFQRDRYTCQFCGFQAKLFQEVVNLDGNYTNNRLANMATACCFCAQCFFIESVGVGGYGGGTLIYLPELSQEELNSLCHVLFCAITNDTGYKTSAQNIYRSFKFRSQAVEEKFGEGTSDPAIFGQLIIDSGTSIDTADKLFHNIRLLPSRAKFRKQIEQWAASALEEMTEAS; from the coding sequence ATGGGTTTAGATCAGGAAAGTAATAAGTTAAAACTTGTAGCTAGTCCTGGTTCTTGGCGCTTATATTCAGCCAGAAAAGCAGATGAACGATTTAAGTCATTTGAATTAAAAGTATTTCAACGTGATCGTTACACCTGCCAATTTTGTGGTTTTCAGGCAAAGCTATTTCAAGAGGTAGTAAATCTTGATGGCAATTATACTAATAATCGCTTAGCTAATATGGCAACTGCATGTTGCTTTTGTGCGCAATGTTTTTTTATAGAATCTGTAGGGGTTGGTGGTTATGGTGGTGGTACCTTAATTTATTTGCCTGAGCTTTCTCAAGAGGAATTAAATAGCCTGTGCCATGTCTTATTTTGCGCTATTACAAACGATACAGGGTATAAAACAAGTGCCCAAAATATATATCGAAGTTTTAAATTTCGTTCGCAAGCTGTAGAAGAGAAATTTGGCGAGGGGACAAGTGATCCGGCTATTTTTGGCCAATTGATCATTGATTCTGGTACTTCTATTGATACTGCAGATAAACTTTTTCATAATATTCGTCTTTTACCATCTCGGGCTAAGTTCCGAAAGCAAATTGAGCAGTGGGCTGCAAGTGCGTTAGAAGAAATGACGGAAGCTAGTTAG
- a CDS encoding type IV secretion protein IcmB codes for MSKWAESFFEGVDTFFAWLSTSLKQTTESYCELETADSPTVLVNHDGSLLSIIKVEGITALSGTDEFQILVEGLTNSFQAAMGRPGHALQVFFSHDKQNIKKVIEKVYTPAHSTAERLELNLADLFKERVDYLAQYCADEKVYFVLFTRPINLAQEQLKAANKAKIKMIRDTKAPPFKNTQTVYAAIPELRDTHEAYVRAILNDLATLNIFANLMEVHEAVHAIRMTADADFTAEDWRATLPGDKIFPREINDFEGDASDLLWPSLAKQIIPRDAFSLDLRTVQVGDKIYSSVFIDLFPKEVRPFISLFSRILPSHVPWRISFLIESEGLDTIRFKGLLSSILSFSSAQNRLISDSVNLLKYLKLNTDDAIVKLRVVATTWAKEGEIPLLRRRSSELVKAIQGWGSTDISEICGDPFAGFVSSMLATTTNSAAVPSVAPLSDVITMLPITRPASPWATGAILFRSPDGKPWPYQPGSTQQTTWIDLIYARPGSGKSVLSNALNLALCLSAGITRLARIAIIDIGPSSSGLISLLKEALPASKRHLAAYYRLRMTPEYSINPFDTQLGCRYPTASERSFLVNFLTLLTTPLGSPKPYDGMADLAGMVVDELYKSMADEFNPTPYAPGVEEFIDSILEEIGFIRDSKSTWWEVTDSLFSAGFMHEAMLAQRYAMPLIADAASICRTASIEDLYEKVTTPTGESLINAFSRMISGAVREYPILSRVTSFDIGDARVVSLDLDEVAKSGGDAADRQTSVMYMLARYVLARHYYLTEESLSSIPDQYRDYHKNRILEIREDPKRIVYDEFHRTAKSLAVRDQVLIDMREGRKWKVQIALLSQSVEDFDSVMIDFATSIYIMDAGPSQAVEKTTQIFGLSDTAKIALRTRVHGPRAGGATFLAQYATKTGVNVQLLTLTLGPIELWAFSTTAEDAAVRNRLYRHLGPAEARRVLANLFPNGSIAKEVEDRLAAVKAQEGLIEEDAMDSVIEQLIHDILEAYSKDPDIKVLPAKAV; via the coding sequence ATGAGTAAGTGGGCAGAGTCTTTTTTTGAAGGGGTTGATACTTTTTTCGCCTGGCTTAGTACTTCTTTAAAGCAGACTACAGAATCTTATTGTGAATTAGAAACAGCCGATAGCCCCACGGTTCTGGTAAATCATGATGGCTCTTTGCTTTCTATTATCAAAGTAGAAGGAATTACTGCTTTATCCGGCACAGATGAATTTCAGATATTAGTTGAAGGATTAACTAATTCATTCCAAGCTGCGATGGGTCGACCAGGTCACGCATTACAAGTCTTTTTTAGTCATGATAAACAAAATATTAAAAAAGTTATTGAAAAGGTTTATACACCGGCTCATAGTACAGCTGAACGGCTTGAGTTGAATCTAGCTGATTTATTTAAAGAGAGAGTTGATTATTTGGCACAATATTGTGCTGATGAAAAAGTTTATTTTGTACTATTTACGAGGCCTATTAATCTTGCACAAGAACAGTTAAAAGCTGCTAATAAAGCCAAAATCAAGATGATTAGAGATACTAAGGCGCCTCCTTTTAAAAACACTCAAACGGTCTATGCAGCTATTCCAGAATTACGTGATACACATGAAGCTTATGTGCGTGCTATATTAAATGATTTGGCAACCCTTAATATTTTTGCTAATTTAATGGAAGTTCATGAGGCAGTACATGCTATTCGCATGACGGCAGACGCTGACTTTACAGCAGAGGATTGGCGAGCTACTTTACCTGGAGATAAAATTTTTCCCCGCGAAATTAATGATTTTGAAGGGGACGCTTCAGATCTCTTATGGCCTTCATTAGCGAAGCAAATTATTCCTCGTGATGCATTCAGCCTTGACTTAAGAACAGTACAAGTAGGAGATAAAATATATTCCTCTGTTTTTATTGATTTGTTTCCTAAAGAAGTTAGACCTTTTATTAGCCTTTTTTCCCGAATTTTACCCTCCCATGTGCCCTGGCGAATTTCCTTTTTAATCGAAAGTGAAGGACTAGATACGATTAGATTTAAAGGCTTATTATCTTCAATATTAAGTTTTTCTTCGGCTCAAAATAGATTGATAAGTGACTCTGTAAATCTCTTAAAATATTTAAAGCTAAATACAGATGATGCTATTGTAAAATTACGTGTGGTAGCAACAACCTGGGCTAAAGAAGGTGAAATTCCCTTATTACGTCGTCGTAGTTCTGAATTAGTGAAGGCAATTCAAGGATGGGGCTCAACCGATATATCAGAAATTTGTGGTGATCCTTTTGCAGGCTTTGTTTCTAGTATGTTAGCGACTACGACTAACAGTGCAGCTGTACCTTCAGTCGCACCTTTATCTGATGTAATCACTATGTTGCCAATTACTCGCCCTGCTTCGCCCTGGGCTACTGGTGCAATTTTATTTCGCTCACCTGATGGTAAACCATGGCCATATCAGCCTGGGTCTACCCAACAAACAACATGGATTGATTTAATTTATGCTCGCCCTGGTTCGGGTAAGTCAGTATTATCTAATGCTTTAAATCTAGCTTTATGCCTCTCAGCTGGTATCACCAGATTAGCACGTATTGCAATTATTGATATTGGCCCTTCAAGTAGTGGTCTAATTTCTTTATTAAAAGAGGCTCTGCCTGCATCTAAACGCCATCTAGCCGCTTATTATCGATTGCGTATGACGCCTGAGTATTCTATTAACCCTTTTGATACGCAGTTAGGCTGTCGTTATCCCACAGCTTCTGAGCGTTCGTTTTTAGTTAATTTTTTAACTTTACTTACCACTCCCTTAGGTTCACCTAAACCGTATGATGGCATGGCAGATTTAGCGGGTATGGTGGTTGATGAGTTATATAAAAGTATGGCTGATGAATTTAATCCGACACCCTATGCCCCAGGCGTGGAAGAATTTATTGACAGCATCTTAGAAGAGATAGGATTTATCAGAGATTCGAAATCCACCTGGTGGGAAGTAACTGATTCATTATTTTCGGCAGGTTTTATGCATGAGGCCATGCTCGCACAGCGTTATGCAATGCCCCTGATTGCTGATGCTGCATCAATTTGTCGTACAGCATCAATTGAGGATTTATATGAAAAAGTAACTACACCGACTGGTGAATCATTAATAAACGCTTTTTCGCGTATGATTTCTGGTGCTGTACGTGAATATCCTATTTTATCAAGAGTAACAAGTTTTGATATAGGCGATGCTCGAGTTGTATCGTTAGACTTAGATGAGGTTGCGAAAAGCGGGGGAGATGCTGCGGATAGACAAACTTCTGTGATGTATATGCTTGCACGTTATGTTTTAGCCCGTCATTACTATCTAACGGAAGAAAGCTTAAGTAGTATACCAGATCAATATCGAGACTATCATAAAAATCGTATATTAGAAATTCGTGAAGATCCTAAACGTATTGTATACGATGAATTCCACCGTACAGCTAAATCATTAGCAGTTCGCGATCAAGTACTGATTGATATGCGAGAAGGTAGAAAATGGAAAGTGCAAATTGCTTTACTTTCTCAATCAGTAGAAGACTTTGATTCTGTAATGATTGACTTTGCTACTTCCATCTATATTATGGATGCAGGGCCTTCTCAAGCAGTGGAAAAAACCACTCAAATTTTTGGCTTATCGGATACTGCTAAAATAGCATTGCGTACGCGTGTCCATGGGCCCCGAGCTGGAGGAGCTACATTCCTAGCTCAATACGCTACTAAAACAGGTGTTAACGTACAATTACTAACGCTTACATTAGGTCCTATTGAATTATGGGCTTTTAGTACTACTGCAGAGGATGCTGCAGTCCGTAATCGACTATATAGGCATTTAGGTCCTGCTGAAGCAAGACGAGTACTTGCTAATTTATTTCCTAATGGCTCAATAGCCAAAGAAGTTGAAGATCGTTTAGCGGCTGTTAAAGCACAAGAAGGTTTAATTGAAGAAGATGCTATGGACAGTGTCATTGAACAGCTAATTCATGATATTTTAGAAGCTTATTCAAAAGATCCTGACATAAAGGTTTTACCAGCAAAAGCAGTCTAG
- the icmF gene encoding type IVB secretion system protein IcmF, translating to MDKSLETLCDALKYIGSQLKPQNNPISFILVTGKRKQGKSALLKQSSLKQYTVDPENNANFFYNDLGIILELGETWLNQSENLLTFSLKKLNRCCKGIKISGIILCIDSSELFLAEPLTFQEQCKTHSLLLENFANALDYSIDAALMLTKLDSLAGFTEFFQSEHEIDLKKPLGFSLDWGKERTKLIAQYQYRFDQMVEVLGQQLINKLHPARSSLKRTLIREFPLQLAGLRVSIQTILQNINHNLVHLQAIYFSSAEQGGLSVDRLNKKIQHEYALSVQDKFPQSTNYRAYFIEGAIDSFQIQTQYHLPQLSRKQHITIAVTVTVVSLLLAGLSYQYFKTARLLDEASKELIAYETLTSQANKTAALYHLSLAENKLNLIPQGILQVSIINQLKTKLHKNTKIKLRHNFLADLIASLEETLTNPSQTQAARYQALKIYLMLGEARHFSEAEIHQWFNQYWQNTHSRKLDDTQEILLKKALKQPFQPLPINLQLVTDARNYLNALPVTYLYYSLAKSYFPKQNLAMNLKGFNLSNQEIPIYFTKEGFRKITASLPTIIQKLQEENWVLARQDLSTLTTQLEQAYHFDYITWWQNFIKRVQLEHYQNYEQARQLIQNLQQTNAITRLLTFIQQQTSPESGEQFALFNQKIASQFTPLNLISMSATQEFTQNIRELEKLLTTLSLIRDNGQTVFNLTRSRFLGESVGDPLTMLYSRAKQLPEPVASWAKQLSDDVWFIFINDSKQYLNKKWQDTVFIPYQKTIAHRYPLDSIQEDVSLADFNNFFAPQGILNTFVSHYLKPFLDTSHAEWRPKELNGFVLPISPDLVNELMRANVISNMFFPDNSGTSKIEFSLQKINLDPVVANLELSIGQTTLQDTQTSESYTSFNWPQAGAKLILSAIDGSHFELEEKGVWAFFKMLQKVNVLVDSADSANLQILFEVNGNSGRYLLKTQNQINPFSPGILTGFNLKDEIA from the coding sequence ATGGATAAGTCATTAGAAACTTTATGTGACGCTCTAAAATACATTGGCTCACAGTTAAAACCGCAAAATAATCCTATTTCATTTATTCTTGTTACAGGAAAAAGAAAGCAAGGAAAAAGTGCTCTTTTAAAACAGAGCTCACTCAAACAATATACAGTAGATCCAGAAAATAACGCTAATTTTTTTTATAATGATTTAGGCATCATCTTAGAGCTTGGCGAAACATGGCTTAACCAAAGTGAAAATTTACTCACTTTTAGTTTAAAAAAATTAAACCGGTGTTGTAAAGGTATTAAAATAAGTGGAATTATTTTATGTATTGATAGTAGTGAGCTTTTTTTAGCCGAGCCTTTAACTTTTCAAGAGCAATGTAAGACACATTCCTTATTACTTGAAAATTTTGCCAATGCACTTGACTACTCTATTGACGCTGCCTTAATGCTTACGAAATTAGACAGCCTAGCTGGTTTTACTGAATTCTTTCAGTCAGAACATGAAATTGATTTAAAGAAACCTTTAGGCTTCTCGCTTGACTGGGGAAAAGAACGTACTAAGTTAATTGCACAATATCAGTATCGATTTGATCAAATGGTAGAAGTACTTGGGCAACAACTGATTAATAAGTTACACCCAGCTCGCTCAAGTTTAAAACGTACGTTAATTCGTGAATTTCCCCTACAATTAGCCGGGTTACGAGTTTCTATTCAAACAATACTACAAAATATCAACCATAATTTAGTACACCTACAGGCTATTTATTTTAGTAGCGCTGAGCAAGGTGGCTTAAGCGTTGATAGACTTAATAAAAAAATTCAGCATGAGTATGCGCTCTCTGTACAGGATAAATTTCCTCAGTCTACTAATTATCGTGCTTATTTTATTGAGGGAGCTATTGATTCATTTCAAATACAAACTCAATATCATCTTCCCCAATTAAGTAGAAAGCAGCACATTACTATTGCAGTAACGGTAACAGTAGTTAGTCTACTTTTGGCGGGTTTAAGTTATCAATATTTTAAAACTGCAAGATTACTAGATGAAGCAAGTAAAGAGCTTATTGCCTATGAGACCTTAACAAGCCAAGCAAATAAAACAGCCGCGCTTTACCATTTATCCTTAGCAGAAAACAAACTGAACTTAATTCCTCAGGGTATACTGCAAGTTTCTATCATTAATCAACTTAAAACGAAACTACATAAAAATACTAAGATTAAATTACGTCATAATTTTTTAGCTGATTTAATTGCAAGTCTTGAAGAAACACTAACAAATCCATCTCAAACACAAGCGGCAAGGTATCAAGCCTTAAAAATTTATCTCATGCTTGGCGAAGCTCGGCATTTTTCAGAAGCAGAAATACATCAGTGGTTTAATCAGTATTGGCAAAATACTCACTCAAGAAAGCTTGATGATACGCAGGAAATATTACTGAAAAAAGCCTTAAAACAACCTTTTCAACCGCTTCCTATTAATTTGCAGCTTGTTACTGATGCAAGGAATTATTTAAACGCTTTACCAGTTACTTATTTATACTATTCTTTAGCTAAAAGTTATTTTCCTAAACAAAATTTAGCTATGAATTTAAAAGGCTTTAATTTATCTAATCAGGAAATTCCTATTTATTTCACAAAAGAAGGATTTAGAAAAATTACTGCTTCTTTACCTACTATCATACAAAAATTACAAGAAGAAAATTGGGTTTTAGCTCGACAAGATTTAAGTACATTAACTACTCAATTAGAACAGGCCTATCATTTTGATTATATTACTTGGTGGCAAAATTTTATTAAACGGGTTCAACTTGAGCATTATCAAAATTATGAACAAGCGCGTCAACTTATACAAAATTTGCAACAAACAAATGCAATTACCCGCTTACTTACATTTATACAACAGCAAACTAGCCCTGAATCAGGTGAGCAGTTTGCCCTTTTCAATCAAAAGATTGCCAGTCAATTTACGCCCTTAAATTTAATTTCTATGTCTGCAACCCAGGAATTTACTCAAAATATTCGGGAATTAGAAAAATTATTAACTACACTGTCACTGATTAGAGACAATGGTCAAACTGTTTTTAATCTTACCCGCTCTCGATTTTTAGGTGAAAGCGTAGGTGATCCTTTAACTATGCTATATAGCAGAGCAAAGCAGCTACCTGAGCCTGTAGCTAGTTGGGCAAAGCAACTGTCTGATGATGTGTGGTTTATTTTTATAAATGATAGCAAACAGTATTTAAATAAAAAGTGGCAAGATACTGTCTTTATTCCTTACCAAAAAACTATCGCTCATCGTTATCCATTAGATTCAATACAAGAAGATGTTTCACTTGCTGATTTTAATAATTTTTTTGCCCCCCAAGGAATTTTAAATACTTTTGTTAGTCATTATTTAAAACCCTTTTTAGATACCTCTCATGCTGAATGGCGACCTAAAGAGCTTAATGGTTTTGTTTTACCTATTTCGCCAGATTTAGTGAACGAACTTATGAGGGCGAATGTCATTAGTAATATGTTTTTTCCAGATAATAGTGGAACAAGTAAAATTGAATTTAGTTTACAAAAAATTAATTTAGATCCAGTAGTAGCAAATTTAGAATTAAGTATTGGTCAAACAACGCTTCAAGATACACAAACAAGTGAATCTTATACAAGCTTTAACTGGCCCCAAGCTGGTGCCAAATTAATTTTAAGTGCTATTGATGGCAGCCATTTTGAGCTAGAAGAAAAAGGTGTTTGGGCCTTCTTTAAAATGTTACAAAAAGTTAACGTTTTAGTAGATAGTGCTGATAGCGCGAATTTACAAATCTTATTTGAAGTAAATGGAAATTCTGGCCGTTATTTACTAAAAACTCAAAACCAAATTAATCCCTTTAGCCCCGGAATTTTAACCGGGTTTAATTTAAAAGATGAAATTGCTTAA
- the icmH gene encoding type IVB secretion system protein IcmH/DotU, with the protein MTAGQMSASLAGRLPLVLGNQQIPKVYYRSKLFTVSFTANPLVAAAGPLLSLLERLCISPSMPPVQNIRENIEHELRAFHSRLAGKAYTEEFDAIAHYLLCATIDELLGKSYLRLYGRPAEFQAFTPLSYDDIGPEERFFDIVNHIKESPNQYLDLIELAYYCLIAGFEGKQHQKADGRLILDNMIEELFQLIQKHRVNKPCHLFKESKKMSIPKQSYKSILIISLSLLGILITSYVISYFVLDGKAKAVQFGHAVIAELDN; encoded by the coding sequence ATGACAGCTGGGCAGATGTCGGCCTCCCTTGCCGGACGATTGCCATTAGTATTAGGCAATCAACAGATACCAAAAGTCTATTATCGTTCTAAATTATTTACAGTTTCATTCACAGCTAATCCTCTTGTAGCAGCAGCAGGACCCTTACTTTCTCTTTTGGAACGACTATGTATTAGTCCTTCAATGCCACCTGTGCAAAATATTAGAGAGAATATTGAACATGAATTACGCGCTTTTCATAGCCGTCTGGCGGGAAAGGCCTATACAGAAGAATTCGATGCAATCGCTCATTATCTTCTATGCGCTACTATTGATGAACTTTTAGGTAAAAGCTACCTTCGTTTATATGGACGCCCTGCGGAATTTCAAGCATTTACACCTTTATCTTATGATGATATAGGCCCTGAGGAACGTTTTTTTGATATTGTTAATCATATTAAAGAAAGTCCCAATCAATACTTAGACTTAATTGAACTTGCTTATTATTGCCTTATCGCAGGCTTTGAAGGAAAACAACATCAGAAAGCAGATGGACGATTAATATTAGATAATATGATTGAAGAATTATTTCAACTTATTCAAAAACATCGAGTTAATAAGCCTTGCCATCTTTTTAAAGAATCAAAAAAAATGTCGATTCCTAAACAAAGCTATAAATCTATTTTAATAATAAGTTTAAGTTTATTAGGTATCTTAATAACAAGCTATGTAATTAGCTATTTTGTATTAGATGGTAAAGCCAAAGCAGTCCAATTTGGGCATGCTGTAATAGCAGAGCTGGATAATTGA
- a CDS encoding multidrug effflux MFS transporter encodes MFIKLILALTPMVLALPLAMDVYVPAIPHITEAFNTTDTKMLQTLNWFMLSAGIMQLIIGPISDQFGRRVIALWTIAFFAIGSLCCGSADNVKELLFYRIIQALGSCGMMVLSFAIVRDLYADEKSARAYSFLNGMISFSPIFATFIGSYLDYYLGWQSTFWSLLLVAFSAFFTMGLWLDETLPSSKRIPLSKNLLSQYWFVLRNREFTIFNMASFMGHSYLYLFCALSPYLIIRCLGIPQTQYGFYFCFMGISLLLGSFLGGIIVERVGIAKTCLLGYLITLVGGIWMTIWYLFYGLSVYNFIYPMLLIGTGGTFCMGAGAGGAMNPFDTAKGTAAAAIGSSRFLFAGVAGYFLINKTVSSTLPLAIPAIVFSLIGLISLSFTVRKSAASLVVNYNS; translated from the coding sequence ATGTTTATAAAATTAATCCTGGCGCTTACCCCCATGGTACTTGCTTTACCTCTTGCTATGGACGTATATGTGCCGGCAATACCGCATATTACCGAAGCATTTAATACCACAGACACAAAAATGCTACAGACTTTAAATTGGTTTATGTTAAGTGCAGGAATAATGCAATTAATTATAGGTCCTATTTCTGATCAGTTTGGCCGCCGCGTAATAGCTTTATGGACAATTGCTTTTTTTGCTATCGGCTCACTTTGCTGTGGGTCAGCTGACAATGTTAAAGAGCTACTTTTTTATCGAATCATTCAAGCGTTAGGTTCTTGTGGCATGATGGTACTTAGTTTTGCTATCGTTAGAGACCTTTACGCTGATGAAAAGAGCGCTAGGGCCTATAGTTTTTTAAATGGTATGATTTCTTTTTCGCCAATTTTTGCAACGTTTATCGGTAGTTATTTGGATTATTACTTGGGCTGGCAATCAACTTTTTGGAGCCTATTATTAGTTGCATTTAGTGCCTTTTTTACTATGGGCTTATGGCTTGACGAAACGCTACCTTCATCTAAGCGTATACCGTTATCAAAAAACCTGCTTAGTCAATATTGGTTTGTATTGCGTAATCGAGAATTTACTATTTTTAATATGGCCTCTTTTATGGGGCACTCCTATTTATATTTATTCTGCGCTCTTTCCCCTTATTTAATTATTCGATGTTTAGGTATTCCTCAAACTCAATATGGCTTTTATTTTTGTTTTATGGGGATTTCACTTTTATTAGGAAGTTTTTTAGGTGGTATAATTGTTGAGCGGGTAGGAATCGCTAAAACGTGTTTATTAGGGTACTTAATTACTTTAGTAGGCGGTATTTGGATGACAATATGGTATTTATTTTATGGATTGAGTGTCTATAATTTTATTTATCCTATGCTATTGATAGGTACCGGAGGAACCTTTTGTATGGGTGCCGGCGCAGGAGGTGCTATGAACCCGTTTGATACAGCTAAAGGAACAGCTGCAGCAGCTATTGGGTCATCCCGCTTTTTATTTGCCGGTGTAGCAGGTTACTTTTTAATAAATAAAACGGTCAGTTCCACCTTGCCTTTAGCTATTCCTGCTATAGTATTTAGTCTTATTGGTTTAATTTCTCTTTCATTTACGGTGAGAAAATCAGCAGCAAGTTTAGTTGTAAATTACAATAGTTAA
- a CDS encoding peroxiredoxin, producing MISVGQPFPQFNLKATVSNDMNSAFKTISNETYKGKWLVVFFWPKDFTFVCPTEIAAFGQLNSEFADRDAQVLGGSTDSEFVHLAWRNQHSDLNNLPFPMLADVKRELSQSLGILDANEGVAQRATFIVDPDGITRFVMVTDLSVGRNPQEVLRVLDALQTDELCPCNWKKGEETIHV from the coding sequence ATGATTTCTGTAGGTCAACCCTTTCCGCAATTTAATCTTAAGGCTACCGTTAGTAACGATATGAATAGCGCTTTCAAGACTATTTCAAATGAGACTTATAAAGGCAAATGGCTTGTTGTATTTTTTTGGCCAAAAGACTTTACCTTTGTTTGTCCTACTGAAATTGCTGCATTTGGCCAGTTAAATTCAGAGTTTGCTGATCGCGATGCGCAAGTGTTAGGCGGTAGTACTGATAGTGAATTTGTTCATTTAGCTTGGCGCAATCAACACTCAGATTTAAATAATTTACCGTTTCCAATGCTTGCGGATGTTAAACGAGAATTATCACAAAGCTTAGGGATCTTAGATGCTAATGAAGGTGTTGCACAACGGGCTACCTTTATTGTAGATCCTGATGGCATAACTCGTTTCGTGATGGTTACTGACTTAAGTGTTGGTCGTAATCCACAAGAAGTTTTGCGCGTACTTGATGCATTGCAGACGGATGAATTATGTCCTTGTAATTGGAAAAAAGGTGAAGAAACCATCCACGTTTGA
- a CDS encoding carboxymuconolactone decarboxylase family protein — MFEQIKEKLPEFAKDVRINLSKVMDLNQTDGLEVQQIVGSALAVAYHLGNKELIQSLETELETEQTLRDAAKLAASLMAMTNIYYRFIHLSEQPELNHVPAGLRMQGMMNPGVDKKTFEVMSLAVSILNGCGACISAHCRNLKEHGFSAQALARIGRIAAIIHSAHVSLHL; from the coding sequence ATGTTTGAGCAAATTAAAGAAAAGTTACCTGAGTTCGCTAAGGATGTTCGTATAAATTTAAGTAAGGTAATGGATCTAAATCAAACGGATGGCCTTGAAGTGCAGCAAATTGTAGGGAGTGCTTTAGCGGTTGCTTATCATTTAGGTAATAAGGAACTAATTCAATCTTTAGAAACAGAGCTTGAAACAGAGCAAACCTTACGAGATGCGGCAAAATTGGCTGCAAGTTTGATGGCTATGACCAATATTTATTATCGCTTTATTCATCTTAGCGAGCAGCCAGAGTTAAATCATGTCCCTGCTGGATTACGTATGCAGGGCATGATGAACCCAGGCGTTGATAAAAAAACGTTTGAGGTAATGTCTTTAGCTGTATCAATATTAAATGGTTGTGGAGCATGTATTAGTGCACATTGCCGCAATTTAAAAGAGCATGGTTTTTCAGCCCAAGCTTTAGCTCGTATAGGGCGGATTGCTGCAATTATTCATAGCGCCCATGTAAGCCTCCATTTATAA